One genomic region from Geotrypetes seraphini chromosome 13, aGeoSer1.1, whole genome shotgun sequence encodes:
- the ADORA1 gene encoding adenosine receptor A1 isoform X4 — translation MTVRYYASSPEPFKHIRSYKRVVTAKRAVVAIFACWMLAFLVGLTPMFGWNNLHQIKKGEEPNSSQSEFIITCQFETVISMEYMVYFNFFIWVLPPLFLMLVIYLEVFNLIQKQLNKKLSSNSKDPQKYFGKELKIAKSLALILLLFALSWLPLHMINCITLFCPTCKTPMIITYIAIFLTHGNSAMNPIVYAFRIEKFRSTFLQIWKHYFCCKSNKTVNNMNNMNNVSLVNLDSRAVI, via the coding sequence CTACAAGAGGGTTGTCACTGCAAAGCGAGCTGTGGTTGCCATTTTTGCATGCTGGATGTTGGCTTTCCTAGTGGGACTGACGCCAATGTTTGGGTGGAACAACCTTCACCAAATCAAGAAAGGCGAGGAACCAAACTCCAGTCAATCTGAATTTATCATCACGTGCCAGTTTGAGACTGTGATTAGCATGGAGTACATGGTGTATTTCAATTTTTTCATCTGGGTTCTGCCACCACTTTTCCTGATGCTGGTGATCTACCTAGAGGTGTTTAACCTCATCCAGAAACAGCTGAACAAGAAGCTCTCTTCCAACTCAAAAGACCCCCAGAAGTACTTTGGGAAGGAACTGAAAATTGCCAAATCCTTAGCACTCATTCTCCTATTATTTGCATTGAGCTGGTTGCCCCTGCATATGATAAACTGTATCACCTTATTCTGTCCAACATGTAAAACTCCAATGATAATAACTTATATTGCCATCTTCCTAACCCATGGCAACTCGGCAATGAATCCAATAGTCTATGCCTTCAGAATTGAGAAATTCAGATCCACGTTTCTACAGATATGGAAACATTATTTCTGCTGCAAATCGAACAAAACTGTAAACAATATGAACAATATGAACAATGTTTCACTGGTCAATTTGGATTCAAGAGCAGTTATCTGA
- the ADORA1 gene encoding adenosine receptor A1 isoform X3, which translates to MNTYHGTSEFAQQGNSTILLLHMRSYKRVVTAKRAVVAIFACWMLAFLVGLTPMFGWNNLHQIKKGEEPNSSQSEFIITCQFETVISMEYMVYFNFFIWVLPPLFLMLVIYLEVFNLIQKQLNKKLSSNSKDPQKYFGKELKIAKSLALILLLFALSWLPLHMINCITLFCPTCKTPMIITYIAIFLTHGNSAMNPIVYAFRIEKFRSTFLQIWKHYFCCKSNKTVNNMNNMNNVSLVNLDSRAVI; encoded by the exons ATGAACACCTATCACGGCACTTCCGAATTTGCCCAACAAGGGAATTCCACaattttactcctgcacatgagAAG CTACAAGAGGGTTGTCACTGCAAAGCGAGCTGTGGTTGCCATTTTTGCATGCTGGATGTTGGCTTTCCTAGTGGGACTGACGCCAATGTTTGGGTGGAACAACCTTCACCAAATCAAGAAAGGCGAGGAACCAAACTCCAGTCAATCTGAATTTATCATCACGTGCCAGTTTGAGACTGTGATTAGCATGGAGTACATGGTGTATTTCAATTTTTTCATCTGGGTTCTGCCACCACTTTTCCTGATGCTGGTGATCTACCTAGAGGTGTTTAACCTCATCCAGAAACAGCTGAACAAGAAGCTCTCTTCCAACTCAAAAGACCCCCAGAAGTACTTTGGGAAGGAACTGAAAATTGCCAAATCCTTAGCACTCATTCTCCTATTATTTGCATTGAGCTGGTTGCCCCTGCATATGATAAACTGTATCACCTTATTCTGTCCAACATGTAAAACTCCAATGATAATAACTTATATTGCCATCTTCCTAACCCATGGCAACTCGGCAATGAATCCAATAGTCTATGCCTTCAGAATTGAGAAATTCAGATCCACGTTTCTACAGATATGGAAACATTATTTCTGCTGCAAATCGAACAAAACTGTAAACAATATGAACAATATGAACAATGTTTCACTGGTCAATTTGGATTCAAGAGCAGTTATCTGA